The following are encoded in a window of uncultured Methanobrevibacter sp. genomic DNA:
- a CDS encoding DUF788 domain-containing protein: MNKMKIASYIILIVSVLAILYALIFNPADWIVYAIAIVCIPFLVLSFGLLTMSKPIKEEEEERREEPFTGY; encoded by the coding sequence ATGAATAAAATGAAAATAGCTAGTTATATTATCTTGATTGTGTCAGTATTAGCTATCCTTTACGCTTTAATATTTAATCCTGCTGATTGGATAGTCTATGCAATAGCTATTGTTTGTATACCATTTTTAGTACTTTCATTTGGACTTTTAACAATGTCCAAACCAATAAAAGAGGAAGAGGAGGAAAGAAGAGAAGAACCATTTACAGGTTATTAG
- a CDS encoding EhaG family protein — translation MVASIIPQFVPAFYSSMYSTALYGGLIVAFIGLMGIAMEKRDIQVLILTDIVGLAMLIVVAAVGTDLSEALILPGLVVELAEIMAISEILISREMRKKDVDTSFAPMPLNIDMEIMTTAPNFIALLLIGYGVFLSGFTGGAVAGGGIVIYVLSRKVRGLPIVVLDGVGAISGISWCLWIIGFLFFFILPQYWLLSLFLAALGLLLKVSSKIGLIGIMMREEYGRK, via the coding sequence ATGGTTGCAAGTATAATTCCACAATTTGTTCCTGCATTCTATAGCTCAATGTATTCAACTGCATTATACGGCGGTTTGATTGTAGCTTTCATTGGCTTGATGGGAATTGCAATGGAGAAAAGGGATATTCAAGTTCTTATATTGACTGACATTGTCGGTTTGGCTATGCTTATTGTTGTAGCTGCAGTGGGGACTGATTTGTCTGAAGCATTGATTCTTCCTGGTCTAGTAGTTGAATTGGCAGAGATCATGGCAATATCCGAGATTTTAATATCTCGTGAAATGAGGAAGAAAGATGTAGATACCTCATTTGCACCAATGCCATTAAATATAGATATGGAGATTATGACTACTGCTCCTAATTTCATTGCATTGTTATTAATAGGTTATGGTGTGTTCCTATCAGGATTTACTGGTGGTGCAGTAGCTGGAGGAGGTATTGTAATTTATGTTTTAAGCAGAAAGGTAAGAGGATTGCCAATAGTTGTTCTCGATGGAGTGGGAGCAATATCCGGTATCTCTTGGTGCTTATGGATTATTGGATTCCTATTCTTCTTTATCTTGCCTCAATACTGGTTACTCAGTTTATTCCTAGCTGCTTTAGGATTGCTCTTGAAAGTGTCATCCAAGATTGGATTGATTGGAATAATGATGAGAGAGGAATACGGAAGAAAATGA